TATCAGTAAATAAAAAACCGTAGGGTCTCGATAATTCCTTTTTCAAATCTTCAGGCATTACAAAGCAATACTCTACTTCACTATTATCGCGTATCTCCAAGGTATTGTTACCCCAAGTAGTTTAGCGGTTTCTGAAGAGGGATCTATGATAATTACCATACCGCTCCAATCGTCACTAAAACTTGTTGATCCGCAGACTGGGCATTTGGGAGTATCTGAAGGGACTAATGCTCTACAATTTTTGCAAGCTTTAAACTCTTTATTTTTCTCTGGCATCACTTGCTCGCCTTTGTCAACTCTTGTGTAATCCATTCAATTTTTCCTAAATAAGGTTGTTTCATCGTAAGAGCTATCCTTGGCATTCTTCCTCCACTAGTAGATACGCTAATTATTCTTGCTCTAACTCTATCGCCTTTTTGAATAACTTTCTTACTTTTTTCTCCAAAGAGAATACCTCTATTTTGATCATATTTTAAATTATCATCAGTTATCTGAGATATGTGAGCTAAACCATCTACAGGTCCTATATTAACATATACTCCATAATTATCAACCTGGTTAACTTCTCCTTCTACAACTTCTTGGATTACTGGAACAAAAGTTAACATTTCAAAACTTACTTCATGATATGTAGCTCCGTCTCCAAATATAATATAACCTTCTTCATTTACTTTAGCATTTAATACAGCTAAAACTAAACCTAAATCCTTAACCATTTTTTCCTGGTATTCTTGTCTTAAAATTTGTAGAGCTATTTCATCCAGAGGTTGTCCAAAATATTCTGGCGGTATACGTATTATACCTCTTGCTTTAATTAATTTAAACATAAAATATCAGACTAGATAATAATGTCTACCTTTATATTTTTACTCTTCTGTCTAAGATAAATAACTTTCACTCCTTCACGCTTTGCCTTATATCTAAGTTTAGTATCATTTGTAAATAAAAATAAATTATAATATTTGCAGATATTTATTAATGCATCATCAACTCTTAGATTCTCGTAACCATCTATATTCTTCCAATAAGTTTTATACTTATCTAAATATAACAAAGCTAAATTAGCTTTTTTACTCATTAATACACTCTTAGAATTAAGAAACTTGTTTAACTCTTTAATTACTACATTAGGTATGTAAAAAGTTGGTTTATAATCTAGGAATTGTATTATTTTTTCAAAAGGATCAAAACCGTAATATATATATAGAAGAATATTAGTATCTACTACTACTCCTAAATTTTTATTATTCCCCAACCTACTAATCTCCATCTTCCACTAACTTGTCTACTTATAACAACTCTTAAATCTTTATCCCATACTACTAAAGGTCTCTTCAATTCAACCTCTAGCTCGTCGTTTTTAATACTTTTTGCCACACCCAAAGTTGTTGAAGAACCTAGCGTAAGCATTAGTACCTCTCCTTTCTTTATGTTTTCAACTTTAACTAAATCTTTTGCCCCAACTACTCTTTCTAATAATTGATAATTTTCTATTCTCAAGTTCCATAGTACTTGTACGTTTTTATTATTTGATTTAACTACAACACTTCCAACTAAACTATCAGCTTTTACATATGAAGGATCTAAATTTGTTCCAAGTGCTACTAGTCCACCAGGTTTTGCTTCCTTAACTTCTAGATCTGAAAAACGAATAGATGTTATAGTTGTATACATTGGTTCATATTCAACTTTACCACCAGCTTTTTCATATCTTATTCCTGGCAAAATCTTTATTTCATCTCCTATCTCTAATTTCCCTTGAATTATGCTACCTCCTACTACTCCGCCTTTTAATTCATTATAAGGTGTTCCCGGTTTATTCACATCAAAGCTTCTAATGACTAGCATTATTGGATCTTTTGTTAAGTCTCTATTAGGTGTAGGAATATATTTTTGTATACCTTCTATTAAAGCATCTATATTTATCTTGTGCAGTGCACTTACTGGAATTATCGGCGCATCTTCAGCCCAAGTACCTTTTAAAAATTCTTTAATTTGCTTATATTGCTTATAAGCTTCTTCTTTGCTTACAACATCTACTTTATTTTGAACAATAATAAGATTTTTAATATTAACAATACCTAATGCAACAAAGTGCTCTCTGGTTTGTGGCTGTGGAAAAGGTTCATTTGCTGCCACTACCAGAAGCGCACCATCCATTAATGCAGCTCCAGAAAGCATAGTAGCCATTAATATTTCATGCCCTGGGGCGTCAATAAAAGATACTTTTCTAAGGAATTGTGGTTTTTCGTCACTGCCACATTGGTTGCAAGAGTATTCTGTTACGTATGCTTCTGGTTTGTTACAATGAGGACATAAGCCAATGCTAGCTTCAGCATAACCTAATTTTATTGTCATGCCTCTTTTTAATTCTTCGCTATGCTTTGAAGTCCAGACGCCAGTAATAGCCTGGACTAGAGTAGTTTTACCATGATCTACATAGCCAACTACACCTATATTAACTTCTGGTTGAACTTGTGGCCAAGACAAAAGGATAATCACCTAATAATTATACTGTTAATCTGAACTATATCTTGAGTAATCATATTACCCCTAACAGTTTTTTTCTTTCTTATTCCATCTTCGTCTGGATAGAACCCAGGAGGACCACTAAGTAATAATCTTCTTTTTGCACCTCCAGGGACATCAAATCTCATTGGAAAGCCAGAATTATCTGAACCACCAGTTATCTTGACTTTAAATAGTAAACCAGAGATATTTAACTCTACAGTATCACCTATTTTAGCTCCTATTAAATTACTTAACTTTGATTGATCAATAGAAATTTGAAAGGATTTAGTTCTATAGGCTAATGCCTCAAACTCATTAGCTCCATATTTTTCTGCTATACTTGGTGAAATCCAGACTTCATCTGCAGGTATATTGTTATCTATTTCAACTTTAAAATGAGTTTTTACTTTTACCTTTTTGTCTCCTTCTTGCTTTACTATCTGTAAAGTAATTAGTGTATCTAGTCCAAGTTCTTCCTTTAATTTTTGGCTAAGTTTGGCTATTGGTAAAGCTTTTCCTTCTTTCTCTCCTTGTATAGATTGAACTTGATCAGATGTTTTAACCTTAACTTTCTTTATTTTTGGCTCTTTTGTTTGCGGATCAGATATGACAATTTTAAAGTCTGGCAAGTTAGTATCACTTGGTAAGGTAAATTAGAATACAAGTATTTAAAATCGAAGTATATAAATTACGTATGCTTGGTGTCTTACTAGTTTTACATGGAAGTAAAATAAAAGAGTGGCAAGATGTGGCTATTCAATATGCTAATCTGTTAAGAAAATATTTTGATTTAGTTGAATATGGTTTTATAGAATTTAATCAGCCTAGTATAACTGAAGCAGCTAAAAATCTTGTAGCTAAAGGAGCGGATACAATTGTTGTTGTTCCATTACTTTTTGCTGCTGGAACTCATTTTAAGAGAGATATACCAAAACAGTTAGAAGAAATAAAGGGTGTAAAAATAATTATTGCTGATCCTATAGGAATAGATAAAAGAGTTGCTGAGATCTTGAAAGAGAGAGTTGAAGAAAGTTTACGTAGCTCCGGAGGCCAATAGTTCTGCTTTTTCTGGCTCGTATTTCCACTCCATTGGTAATTTTCCTACTCTTTTATAATACTCAGCCAATCTTCTTATTTTGGACTCGATCTCCTCTAATCCTCTTTTAGCTTTTTTATCTTTAGGATGTTCAAAAAGATGTCTTCTCACGTTTGCAGCCTTCCTAATCAAGTTAAATAGATCTTCAGGGATCTTTGGTGCTAATCCTTTCTCTTCAAGAATAGTAGTTATTTTTTTACCAGTAATTTGTTTTACTAGAGGAACTCCATATTGATCTCTAAGAATTAATCCTATCATACTTGGAGAGTATCCTTTCTTAGCTAATTCTTCTACTAGTAATTCTACTTCCTCTCTAGTAAACCTTACCCACTTTGGGGCACCACTTCTAACGGGTCTTGTTGAATGCGATTTACCGTTAGGTCTTTTCTTGTTCACAATACTTCACCTATTTACTAATGGCTTTAACGAAGTAGTATTATAACCCTTATTTTTAAGTTCTTCTCTTATAATCTTTGTTCCTTTTACCATGTTAACTAGTTTTTGAAATGCTATCTTTCTTGGCAATAATTTGAGTCCACAGTCTGGATTTACCCATATCATTTCTGGCTTAAAATAATTCAGTAGCATTCTCAAGTCTTTAGCAACTTCTTCAGCAGTTTCAACTCTCCTATTATGCACATCAATTACACCAACTCCTATTTCTCTATCCCATTTAGTAAATAGCTTTACTGGTTCATAGTTATAGTTCTTTAATGCAAGATTTATTTGATCTACATTTAATTTATCTAGGTAAGGTTCTAGGTACTTATATTCACCATAACAGACATGCATAACAACCTTCACATTGATACCTTTTATAGACTCATTAACTGCTTCTATTGCCCATTCAACTTCATCTTTATGAGTATGTATAGCTGGCTCATCAACTTGAATAATTTTAGCTCCAGCCTCTATGAGGTTTTTAATTTCTATATTAATCACTTTTGCTAAATCAAAAGCTAAATCCCTTTTGTTTTTATAGTACTCATTATAAGACCATTCAGCGATTGTATAAGGACCTGTTATAGTTATTTTTAGGTTTTCTGTATACGATGCTGACTTTGCGAAGAGAAATTCATCTACTAACATTGGTTTTATATATTCTACTTTTCCAACAACTGATGGTTTCCTATAATAATTAGTTCCCCAAACTCTTACTGGACCATAAAATTTAAATCCAGCTAATCTCTCCGCAAAGAACTCTACCATTTCATCTCTTCTCATCTCTCCATCAGTTGGTACATCAACCCCAGCTATTTGATGGTCTCTTAATACTGTGACTACAGCATCATCAAAAGCTTCTTGTAAGTCTTCGTCTGATATTTTGCCGAGTTTATGTAATCTAATTGCTTCTCTTAGCCATTTAGGTCTGGGATAACTACCTATAACTGTAGTAGGAAGAATTGGTAGCTCATCCATTCATTATCATCTCCTTAGCTTTTTGTAATAGTTTAAATTTTTTCTGGACTATTATTTCTGGTATAAAGTCATTAAATGAAGAATTTCCTATTATGAGTCTTTCAATTCCCTTTTCCTCTGCAGTGTTAACTATCCTTTTTATAGTTACTATTTTTTCCATCTTAGTTGTTCTAGAATCTAAAACTCCAAAGTAAATCTGTTTTCCTTTCAATAGCTGATAAAGTCTTCCAAGTTTATTTTTGTTGTTTTCTGTTACGTCAAATCCATATATGTTTGCTGGGATCTTCATATAATACTCAATTCTATCGAAGTCTATGTCAAAATAGGATAATAGATGAACTTCATAATTTATATTTGCTAACATAGACTTGTAAATTTCTGGTAATAATTCAAGAATTTCTTTCTTTATTCCTTTTTGAAAAATTGAAGGTTCATGAATTTCTATTATATCGCTTCTTATGTTAGAAAGCAAAGAGTTTACCGCATTAGCATAATCTCTCATAAGTTCTTCCTCGTTTTTATAATATTGGTTTTCAGAAAGCTTAAGAAAAGTTAGTGGACCTAAAATTACTGCTTTTAATTTTATTCCATGACTTTTTGCAAGTTCGTTTGCTTTTTCAAAGTATTTAATATAATTGTTATCTTCTTTGTAAGTTAGCTTATTTTTTATTACTATTTGTCTGTAATAGAAATTATTATCAAAAAATCTTGTCAGACTTTCTTTTTGCACATTGCTTAGAAAAGAATATGTTAAATCTTCTATATCATCCCACTCAATCATGCTGTCCGTAGAAAAATCTACCTTAAAGTCTTTCATCATAGAGAAGAAACTGTTCATAAATTTATATATTTCTTCTTGAAATTTCTCTTCAGATATTTTCCCATTATTTCTTTTTGATATTATTTTTGCTATTTTTATTGGTTTTGGATAACTTCCAATTAACGCAGTTTCTAACTTCATTAAGATAATTTGGGGGCAAGCAAATAAGTAACTTTCCCCCCTCCTTCCATATTGAATTCAAGTTGCATAGGTTTTTGCTCCGCAAACGCTACCTTAACATAGTCCGAAAGTTTTGTGAGTGAAATTATATCATTTAAATATTCTATATCATACGATGATGAAGATTCCTTATTAAATTCTATTTCAGCTAGGCTTCCAGTTTCTTTTGAAAATTCTACTTCAACTTTATTTTCGCCTTCTCCTCTAACAACCACTTTCTCTTCATTAGCAGTTATTGATAAAGTATCTGATACCTCGGCTATTTCACCAATTGCATTTTTAAATCCGCTAGCATTTATTGAAGCTTTTATATCAAATTCTAGATTTATTTCAGGTACCTCAGGTGGTAATACTTCCAAGTTATTAACGTTAAACACTCTATTGAGAGCACCACTTAATGTTAATTTAACAATCTCTGGAGAGTCCGCTTCAATAACAATCTCTTCTTTTCTTTTAGCCGCTTTAAGAAGCTTGCTCATGTACTGAGTATTAAAGCCGAATTTGAACTCTTCTGGGACATCATATTCTTTGAAAATTTCTTTTGGTAAGTCAATCTTTATGAGAGAAATATGAGCCTTATCTATTGCTATTAACTGTATCCCATCTGGCTTTATATCAAATAGTGCTTCATCAACAAGTTTAAGTAAAGCTTGAACTATTGCTTTTAAATCTCTCACATCATCATAAACTATTCGCATATTCACTTTCCCAAATTTATTTAATCTAATCACTTTCTTATTTTTTCTTATGGAGTTTCCTCGTATAATCATTTCTTCAGATAGGAGCGATTCTGGTAAGACTTTAATTTCCTCAGCTTTAATGAAAATTTTATCTAAAAAGATGAAAGTCAGAGGATTTAAAGTAGGTCCTGATTTTATTGACCCCAAGTACCACAAAATAGCCTCTGGTTCACCTTCAATTAATCTTGATTTGTGGTTAATGGGTAAGGAAGGCGTAATAAAAAGCTTAGTGAAATATGGTAAAGGTTATGATATAGGAATCATTGAAGGCGTAATGGGACTTTATGATGGTATAGATACAAATTATAGCACTTATGAACTTTCAAAAGTTTCTGGAACTCCAATAATTTTAGTTCTGAATTGTAGTAATGTAAGCAGTACCATAGGAGCAATAGTAAAAGGCCTAAAAGAATACAAAAATGTAAATATCCTAGGAGTGATATTTAATCAGATTGGTTCAGAGACTCACTATAATTATTGCAAAAATTCTGTAAATGAAGTAGAAGTACTAGGCTATGTAAAGTATGATAAACGATTTGTAGTTCCTTCTAGGCACTTAGGACTTTACACTACTGAAGATTATAGGGAAGCTAATGATACTTTAAACATAATTGCAGAAGAGATAGAGAATTCAATAGATATCGATAAAATAATTGAAATAGCAAAAAATGCTGAGACATTACCAGATATTTTTGAAGAGGAAGATAAGAGAGTAAATAAAGGTAAAGCTGCTATAGCGTATGATTCAGCATTTAATTTTTACTATGAAGAAAATATAGATTTACTTAGAAAAAAGTATGAAATAGAGTTCTTTAGTCCTATTATGAATGAACAAGTGGATAAAGATGTTGAATTAATTTATATTGGTGGTGGCTATCCCGAATTACATCTGAAAGAATTAGAAAATGCTACTAAAACCAAGAGCTGGATTAAAAAAGAAGCAGAAAAAGGAACTAAAATTTTAGCAGAATGTGGCGGTTTAATGTATTTATCGAGAGAGATTATAGAAGATAAAAGTTATAATATGGTAAATTTATTTGACATTAGCATAAAAGCCAAAGATAAATTAACCATAGGTTATACAGAATTGGAGACTTTGTATGACAATATATTAAGCAAACAAGGTGAAATAATTAGGGGTCATGAATTTCATGTATCTAAGGCCATAAACGTAGGATTAGATGTAAAATTTTCATTAAAAAACAGGGTAGGAAAAGGCATTTGGGAAAGAAAAGATGGAGCTACAGTTTATAACGTGTTAGCTTCATATTCTCATTTTCATTTTTCAACTACTAGAGGATTGTTGTCTTCTTAACTCTAGTTTTTTAACTCTGTCTAATACTTCTTCCAGTCTATCTATTTCAGTAGTATATAATCTTATTTTGAAAGGTAATTTTGACGTGGATGAGTGTATTTCTATATACCTTTTCTCTCTATTTTCACTAATTTCTGCGTTTACTAAGTGTCTTGAATGTAAGAATATTCCGCTTTTATCAGTTGAAAGTATCCCTTTTTCAGTTATTTTATAACTTTGAGGTGCCATAACTTCCATCATTTGTACTTTTACTAATCTTCTATAGACAAACATGTTAAACAAGAATAATGCTTCAAAATATGCTATATACACTAATAATCTTTCATAACCGATTACACCGTTTACAATTTTTAATAGTACCTCATCGTAAAATACAAAAATCGCTATAATATATATTATCATGTACATAAATGATTTAAAGTTAGCCATTGCAAATTCTTGCATTTTCCTCATATATTCCTCGTCTTTTTGAAGTATTTCCCCAGCTTTCTTTTCTTCAAAAAGGGTTCTAGCATTAGTGATATCAGATAAATATTTCCTCTCGCTTAATAACGGATTACTTCTCATTGTCATAACGCTGGTAATTCCCAAGATAACAATTATATAAAGAATATATACGGGTAAGAAATATTGAGGATATAATGATAGTACGAATGATAATACTATCATTAGTGCTTGAGATATTAGTATCATTTTCCAATTGTAAGGATTAGGGTATCCTTGGGGATAGGTAGACATGCCTAATATTAATATCTTTATTACCTTAATAAATATGTGTTTACTTGTTCTTGTTTTATTATCTTTACCAACATCATCAATGACTCTAATTAGTCACTATACTTATAATATTCCAGCAACTAATAATATCTTAAATATCTATGTTATCGAAAATTATAAAAATATCCCTCTTAAGATAGACGTTATATTTAATTTAACTTATGTTGCTATATGCATATTTAATAATTCAAAATTAAATATTACATACACAAATAATTCAATATTACAAAAGCCACTCATAAGTGTTTCTAATAACAAAACATTAATCGAAGTAACTTATCTATTCGCATCCAACATGACATTAATCATATCTTCACAATCACAAATGGTAAAGATAATTGGAAATGTAAGTTATATAAACGAATCAGTAGTGTCTTTACCATCTTATATAGATTCTAGTAATTCTTCAAATGATTATAATCTAGCTTATACTGTATATATATTAATATTAATAATTTCAGTGATAATGTTTATTATACTTAGGAGATATAAAGGTCATTAGTATATACGCTTTTATATTTTTGATTTAATGTATTTGTGATGATACTAAAATCGGAACTAAGGAAAAATCTTGAAGAAGGACTTCCAGTGCTAATATATGATTTCGATGGAAGAGAAGAAGAAGTTGATATGATGTTTTATGGTGGAAAAATAACGTGGAAAAGTATAAACTTGTTAAGAAAAGACGCTGGGGGACTAATATGTTACGTTACTACAGAAAATTACGGCAAAAAATTAGGCTTAGACTTTATGGTTAATATAGTTAAAGAAAAATATCCTAATTTAGCTAAAAAACCAGTTTATGGTGATGAGCCAGCCTTTTCACTTTGGGTCAATCATGTAGCAACAAGAACTGGGATAAATGATTATGATAGGGCGAAAACAATTAATGAACTTCATAATGTTATTTCACTTATAAACCAAGATGAAACCTTAGCTAGAGAAAAATTTGAAAAGGAGTTTTATTCACCAGGCCATGTGCCGATTTTGCTTTCTAGAGGTTTAAATAAGAGAAAAGGTCATACGGAGTTAAGTATATCTCTGCTTGAGTATGTAGGGCTAGAAAAAAGTGCAGTCATTGCAGAAATGCTTGATGATGGAAAAAGCATGAGTAAGGAGAAAGCATTAAGATACGCAAAATATAATGGATTTCTATTCATTGAAGGAAATGAAATTCTAAAAGAGGTGTCATTATGAGGAAATATGGAGTTGTTGATACTACGTTTTCAAGGGTAGATATGGGGAGTATAGCAATTAAAGTTATAAGATCTGAGGATCCAGATGCCGAAATAATTAGGTACACAGTACCTGGAATTAAAGATATGCCAGTAGCTGCTAAAAGGTTATTAGATGAGGGTTGTGACGGTGTTATAACATTAGGTTGGGTAGGAAAGACTATGTTAGATAAATATAGTTACTTAGCTACGAGTATTGGGCTTATCATGACTCAAATATTAACTTCTAGACATATAATAGATGTTACAGTTCATGAGGATGAAGTTGATGATGAAGAGAAACTTAAGGAGTTAGCCATAGATAGAACTACAAAACATGCTAAAAACTTAGTTAGATTAGTGAGAGATGGAAAAAATGCTTTAACTCCTTATGCTGGGAAAGGTTTGAGGCAGGGTTATGAAAATGCAGGACCAATCGATTAATCTAGGAATAGTAGTTGCTGAATTTAATTATGACATAACATATTTAATGCTACAACGAGCAATATCTCATGCTAAATTTTTAGGAGCTAATATTAGGATAGTGTTCAAAGTACCAGGAAGTTATGATATGGCTATAGCAGTAAAAGAATTATTAAAAAGGGATGATATTGATGCTGTTGTTACATTAGGTGCAGTAATTAAAGGTGAAACTAAGCATGATGAAATAGTGGCTACTCAAGCTGCGAGAAAATTGCTAGATTTATCAGTAGAATTTGGTAAGCCAGTTACCTTAGGTATTATAGGTCATGGTGTTACTCATGAACAAGCAGTAGAAAGGATAGAGGAGTATTCTACTAGAGCTGTAGAGTCAGCAATAAAATTAGCCAAAAGATTGAGAATGTTGCATAATTTACAAATATCTAGAGAAGAGATGGTGATAATAGAATGAAAATAGCTGAGATAAACCTAGAAGGATATAAAGAATGGACTGAAAGTTTAGGTTATGATAGGGAGTGGAAAATACAAAGTTTTCAACATAATTTTTTATCTGAATTAACGCAGCTAGCTTCAGAGATAAACTCCTTTGCTGTTACTTATAGATACGATTCCTACATATTACTTTTAGACGGCGCCGAAATAAGCAAAATAGATCAAGTCATAAGCAAAATAAGAGATCTTTCGCCAGTACCAATCAAAGTATGCTATGGATACGGAAAAACTTTCTTAGAGGCTGAGAAAAATTGTGAACATGGAGAGAAAATAAGCGATTTTAACGATGAAAAAATACTAGTCGCTCATTTTGATTTAGATGGTTTTACAAGGAGGAGATATTTGTTTGATGCGTATCTAGAAATATTTGAAGTTTATAACAAGATATTCAATATTATGCAAAATCTAGGGGGTTTGGCCTATTATTTTGGAGGAGATAATATTGGCGCATTTTTAAATGTAGAAATGTTAAATCATGTTAAAGACATTGTAGAAAGTATATCTGGGCTAAAAGTTGGAGTAGGAATCGGTAATAATCCAAGAGAAGGCTTAAAAAACGCAGCTAAAGCATTACACATTATTAGATTATATAGAGATAGGAAGATTGAAATTGTCCAATCTTAGAATAAATCTAGGAGGAATTCTTTTAGGTGAAGAGTTAGAATTAAAAGAGAACGTAAACGTTGAATTAAGTGAAAATAACGAAATTCTACATGTGGGTAATGGTTATGATTCAAGTGCAATAGACATGAGACAATTTATAATGCTACCCCCTTTAATAAATGCTCATACTCATATAGCTGATTTTACTTTTCCAGAAATTGGAATAGATAAAAGCATAAAGGAGTTGGTAGGTGATCCTAACAGTGAAAAATATAAGTATCTAAAAATCTATTCTAATAAGATTATTGATGGTATAAAGAATTTTGTAATTAAATCATTAAAGTTTGGAATTGTGGGATTAATAGATTTTCGTGAAGAAGGAATTATCGGTATAGTAAAAGCCAAAAATGCATTGAAAGAGTTCGTGAATATAAGATATTATGCTCTAGGTAGATTAGATTCTTTCGACGAAAAAGAATTAGATAAGTTATCAAAGATAGCTGATGGATATGGTTTACCTGATTTAAAATATCACAATGAAAAAGAGTTAACAAAAATATATCAATATTTTTCTGTAAAAATAAGAGCTGTTCATGTAGCTGAAACTAAAAAACAGTATATAAGAGATAATATCGAGAATTTAATTTCAATTTATTCTCCGAATCTTGTGATTCATGGCACCCACTTCACCGAAGATGAGTTTAATAGCCTCAAGGAGAAAGAAATACCCATAGTATTTTGCCCTAGGAGTAATCTTTGGTTTGGTGTTGGAGTACCTAATATTGCATTAGCTTATGATTCTGGGGTTAGTGTACTTTTTGGTAGTGATAACGGAAGCTGGATATCTCCAAATCTTTGGAAAGATTTAGAGCTGGCTTTACTTATAACGAGAATACAAAGACCAGGTAGCAACTATGCAAAAAATATTCTTTTATCGGTAACTGTAAACTCTTATAAATTACTTAATATTGATCTTAGCATAAAAGAAGGCAATAGGACTTATCCTATTTTGATTAAAGGAGAAGAAATTTTTCAAGCTCACGAAAAATATGTAGCGATAATAAAAAGAGCTTCAGATAATGGTATTTACAGTCTAGGAGCTATCCAAAATATTAGCTGACCTCCAGAATCAGTAGGAACTTCTATTTTCATCGGTATATTATTTCCAAATCCAACAGTCACGTTTTGAGAAATAGAACTCACTTTAAGTACGTCTTTTAATACTTCTATACTATATACTGCTTTTGACTGTGATTCTATATTTAGAGATTTTAAAGGTTTGTCTTGTCTCAAAACTGATCTGTAAGTTTTCCCAGACTCTTCTACGTAAAATACGATACTATCTTCTTCTGCAGATATCTGTACCTCTTCACCAATCAAACTCAAGTCTCTAGCAATATCTTTTAATACATCACCGTCAGTTGTAAAAGAAGCACTCAAATTTACTTTTGGTTCAGTAAGTTGATCTATTGACACTTTCTCCCCTTTTATGTATATGTTGCTTCTTGTACCAGTCTTTTCATCCCTTACAGTTACCTTTAATCCTGCTTCTGTTTCTTCAAAAGTAACTGTTGCACTTTTCGACTTAGCTTTCCCAAGAATTTTCTTTAAATCATCTATTTTAATCTTTATTCCTTGTGGTTTATCTATCGTATAATCATCAAGAAATTCCTTTGAAATCTTCAGTATAACCATTAGTACTTTGTCTTCTGTTAAATACCTTGAAAAAATACTATCTTCAGAGAAATTTAATACAATCTCGTCTGTAACTTTAAGTAACCCAGATAATAAGGAGTAAAAATCTTTCGCATTGGGATATGTTGCTTTAATCATTCTTCTTCATTTGATTTTTGTTGCTTAACTTTTTTAGTCTTTTTTGCTACCTTTTTCCTTTTCTTCCTATCAGATGCAGAATAATGAGAGGCTAACTCTTCAAACATCTTTTTGGCTTCTTCAATACTAATCTTACCATTAAGTAGATTATCCCAGATTTCGGTATTCTTCATTAAAAGTTCTATATCAGCTACACTTAATGCTGGAAGTTCTTCTTCTTCTGTCTCAGCTTCAATTTTCTCTTCTTGCTCTTCTTCTTTTGGTGTAAGTTCTTCTTCTGTCTCAGTTTCTGTAGATTCCTCTTCTTCTTTTTCTTTGTCATTTTCTTCCTCATCAAACATTATAAATCACCATATGCTAAGTTTAGTAGATATAAATCACCCCTTAATAAATCTCTAGTTACGCAAAGCCCCCTTGGTAATTTTTGTAATGTTTCGTAGATTGCTGAATAGATATGCGAATCATAACCACCTAT
The nucleotide sequence above comes from Sulfurisphaera javensis. Encoded proteins:
- a CDS encoding GTP cyclohydrolase IIa — translated: MKIAEINLEGYKEWTESLGYDREWKIQSFQHNFLSELTQLASEINSFAVTYRYDSYILLLDGAEISKIDQVISKIRDLSPVPIKVCYGYGKTFLEAEKNCEHGEKISDFNDEKILVAHFDLDGFTRRRYLFDAYLEIFEVYNKIFNIMQNLGGLAYYFGGDNIGAFLNVEMLNHVKDIVESISGLKVGVGIGNNPREGLKNAAKALHIIRLYRDRKIEIVQS
- a CDS encoding amidohydrolase family protein, which codes for MSNLRINLGGILLGEELELKENVNVELSENNEILHVGNGYDSSAIDMRQFIMLPPLINAHTHIADFTFPEIGIDKSIKELVGDPNSEKYKYLKIYSNKIIDGIKNFVIKSLKFGIVGLIDFREEGIIGIVKAKNALKEFVNIRYYALGRLDSFDEKELDKLSKIADGYGLPDLKYHNEKELTKIYQYFSVKIRAVHVAETKKQYIRDNIENLISIYSPNLVIHGTHFTEDEFNSLKEKEIPIVFCPRSNLWFGVGVPNIALAYDSGVSVLFGSDNGSWISPNLWKDLELALLITRIQRPGSNYAKNILLSVTVNSYKLLNIDLSIKEGNRTYPILIKGEEIFQAHEKYVAIIKRASDNGIYSLGAIQNIS
- a CDS encoding DNA polymerase sliding clamp produces the protein MIKATYPNAKDFYSLLSGLLKVTDEIVLNFSEDSIFSRYLTEDKVLMVILKISKEFLDDYTIDKPQGIKIKIDDLKKILGKAKSKSATVTFEETEAGLKVTVRDEKTGTRSNIYIKGEKVSIDQLTEPKVNLSASFTTDGDVLKDIARDLSLIGEEVQISAEEDSIVFYVEESGKTYRSVLRQDKPLKSLNIESQSKAVYSIEVLKDVLKVSSISQNVTVGFGNNIPMKIEVPTDSGGQLIFWIAPRL
- a CDS encoding RNA polymerase subunit Rpo13, with product MFDEEENDKEKEEEESTETETEEELTPKEEEQEEKIEAETEEEELPALSVADIELLMKNTEIWDNLLNGKISIEEAKKMFEELASHYSASDRKKRKKVAKKTKKVKQQKSNEEE